The Enhydrobacter sp. sequence TCGGGCAAGATGCGCAAGAACCGCATCCGCGTGCTGGCAGGCGACCGCGTCACCGTGGAAATGACGCCGTACGACCTGACCAAGGGCCGCATCACCTTCCGCTTCAAGTAGACACCGCTGCAGCCGCCGCTGGTCCTGGCTTCTGCTTCGCCGCGCCGCCTGGATCTCCTGCGGCAGATCGGGTGCGAGCCGGCCA is a genomic window containing:
- the infA gene encoding translation initiation factor IF-1 codes for the protein MAKEDLIEFNGVVEELLPNAMFRVKLDNDHTILAHTSGKMRKNRIRVLAGDRVTVEMTPYDLTKGRITFRFK